Genomic DNA from Epinephelus fuscoguttatus linkage group LG14, E.fuscoguttatus.final_Chr_v1:
gctaacactgctgccgggatacagctgaggaggagccggctgctaatgctatgtactgggacactgctaatgctgcttaccatgctgctaacatttgtttctcaaaaaaatcagtcaggtcgatgacccacctgcacatgggctacaatgtatgatcgaataacagttgaaagtattcgaaatgtccatccccatctagctatgatgctagttagccaactttggctaaagcttatctgtcgaggagaagagtaaCCACTTCGACGTCcaatttcaaattcttctccgctttcaaccgtctccactgttcaaaagcatctcctatatagaccctcgctttgccttGAGTTTTGTCTTGatgtttttgggaatcataatgaggtcgtttgggtttagttGCACCGTCAGacattgtagctcagtcataaTTGGCAACCcggatgctgagactctactgactgcgtgactggtagaccgTGGTGGGtagcgcaacaggccaaaacacaaattcaaaacataaaaatgatttgcgaatattctggctgtccTATTGTTGTCCATGAAATCAGtgtgttatatgaacattattccttagtctctgtgacatattaggaggattttacgactatttgctttagatttcttacatatagctcctttaagtgaGATTTGTATGCATTTTGGTGGATTAATTTTCGTAAGAAAACGTACAAGCAGTGCAGGGGAACAGCCTAATTACCTAGTTGGTGAGCCAAGAACTTTAACTTTTACCTTTTCTCTTCTTAGTTTGATGTTATTGGTCCTCATGAGTTGTTGGACTGCTAGATAGACAAAATATGTCTCTGGGTTATGTTGGTTTTGACTGGCACTCTGTCACTGTTTCTAAATGAGTGTGCATTTACAAATTGTAATGGTAGCATGATTCGGGCTAGGGAACAATAATTAAAAGCTGTTTATAGAATTTAGAGGGGCAATCACAGAATCCCACAAAATGACACCAGTTAACATCAGATAAACttattaaatacatatttatttattcaaatctTTGAGGACAGAATAAATCACATACAAGGCATTAAGGCATTATTTTAGTTCAAAGGACACTCTCTTAGTCAAATATTTACCATGTAGAAATATTACATATAgctacattataaaataaacaaaattgaAATAGAACACAGATGAAATAAAACCATCCAATCTGGAGCTCAAGCTCTGTAATATGCAGTCATCCAACAAAATCCCAGTTTCCCTTCAAATCCCATTGAGCGCTTTCCCCAGCAGACAAATAGACAGGGCTGAAAACATAATCTCCCTTCAACCTTATTtggcagaaataaaaaagactgttgcttaattaataattattccCTTCTGTGTATAATCTGGTGATAATTAGAATACAGTGAGCAGTGCAAAGATCCCATAGAGTAGGGCACATGGGTAAGCCACCAGCAGCTGCTGGCCCTCCATAGCCAGGGTGGAGATGAAGATCTTGGAGGCAGAGAGACTACACCAACAAACTGCTAACAAGGCCAGAACTGTACCCAGGACACCTCTGTCAAAACACAAAGAAGGAATCAAATTACTTTAACCAGGGAGTCAACCTGACCTGAACTCTGCATGTTAGTTTCACCTGACTGTTTTCTTTGTCGGTTTGACCAAAAACTGAGCATTAACATGTTCATTCGTCCACTGACTATTTTGCTGGCACTGGTGACAAACTTGGTGGCTGATTGTTGAATGGTGGTATCAGTGTCAGGAGCTTTGGGAGTGTGGGAGTAGCTAGTAGGGCTGAGCGATAAAACAATAACGATAATTATCTCCTTATAAGTATCCTTGATAGAGATAATAAATATTCGATAAATCCTTTATGTAATTAAACCACCTACAGCCCACAGAGGGGGCAGTAATGCACCTTAAATGCCAGTTCAGTCATGACCACAttggtcaaagaaaactttatttccatttgcagtattatatttggcagtatggctctctTCTGgggtctctctgtctgcctttcACACGTGTGCTCTCTCCgtccttccatgcacctacatggaaagcccaaggcagagagagcacacctctctgcccttctatGTGCCTAAATGAaaagcagggagagcagcagcaaagaccccctgggaacagaacagagccagcatcaatgacgaacagaaatgacactgataagtcagacacagcatgacaaggaggagctggggtggaagcgggttgcaaagcagcttgcagaggaagccgcaacagtaggcaggccattGCCAAAGTTTAGATAGGATGCCTTGAATGAtgtttgccaattggttgcacagaaaggaatcatgtgatctatcagctgactcacTTCCATCAGTCATCTGATCTATTAAttgattgggctgcttgagatcaacTGAAGTAGCTGGGATgagagctgagcttgacatcgtgtcctgcctgaactaatgccATGCACAACTGCCATTAAccagaaggagaagaaggagcagCCTGAAGTTAGCAAtagtagaagaagaaaatggGACAAGCCATTAACAACATGCCACACTGTCATGAAGTTAATTTTAGTATGATTGTTTAGATCATGTAGACCAGCACTACCTCGAGATTGAATTCGCCACATAGCGTTAGCTTCAGTAGCTGTATGGGTTGTTGACTCATCTAATGCTAATGGTAAGTTAGCAAGTTACTGTGACTAACTAACCTGGCTATTTCATTAGAATGACATGATATAACATGGCTAAAGGTAACGTGAATACAACTTTCATGCATTTTCTCATCCGTAAACATGACTTCTGCCACAGTCACGTCAGATAGATTTTCATCAGCAATAAATGACCACACATTACCTCACGGCATCATCAAAGTCCGTCTTCTGTTATTATTTTGATTGAAAAACGGCACAAATTACTCACTCTGGGGGTAAAACTTGTACATAAAATATGAAAGAAACTGTTTTGTCTATTTATTCTGTTTAAATTTTCAGCTTGTCAGTGTTTTAAACAGTTTGCACAAAGACTTTGTCTAGTAATTTTCTTATGTATTGAcattattttgattaaaaatgGCATAATTTCAGATTTGTGAAATGTTCTACTGTTTGGtaaatgtttttcatattttgacaataaattaaagtttaaaCCATAATTAACAGTCCAGAATCTCAGAATTTCAATCAGAAGCAAAAATGTGCCTTTAAACTTAAAAGAAATAttgattttgacttttttgtaTCGATATTGactgatattattattttttttatcatgacaACATTcgtcatatcgcccagccctagcaGCTAGTTTAGGAGGAAGTTAAAGTCCCATTCAgtttttaaacaattttacatGATTCACAACTGGAGCTTGCCTGACATTGCTAGACCACAATGCAAATGAAAGTTAGTCTGGAACTTCtacatttgttttcagtttcaaaGGGGCATCATCAATGGCTGTAGATCAGAATGCCTCTGGATGCAATTGGTTAGAcctacagccaatcagagcaacgAAAGGTGACATAGCACTGAGCGATGCACAAATGTAAACAAGTGTTGTAGTGTCCCTGGGATGAAGGTGTGTGAGCCAAAAATGATGTTATCATGTCTTTTTTGTAAAGCCGGAAGGCTCTGCAAGTTGCCAGTCATCGTCTGAAACATTCCCCATATTTAATAATCAATTGTGATTAACCTGAGGCGGGCCAGGTTGACCAGAAATCTGTTTAAATTGGTAGGAGACCTATCTGCCAGAGAAAATAAAGCATGAACTTACAGATTTATCTGGTTCCCAGGCAAAATATTAATAACTATGTTAGAAAATGTCTGTTTGGTACAAGCCTGTGTACATAGGAATTTTAAGATAGAAGTTAACTATGATGGCAGCTAACACATTTCAGTAAGAAACATCCAATCACTGAGCTCACCGAGCTCAGCAACATGTACCGCTAAAGGTGAGAGAAAGTGAAATATAACATGTAGCACACACAAGGAGCGCCCTTCAAAAGCCCATATCTAACCTATTTTGTATATGTTAACAGAACTTAGAGGTGTGATCTCTGGGCTGCATACCTTTCGAAGAACCTTAATGATACTTTAAGTGCCTTGCGCGAGAGCACTTCAGCAGTTTTGCTGGGCAACAAGTAGCCTTACAGCTGGGATTCCTGATTCCACCAACCCATTTTACTTCTCCCTTTCATGCTCAGGATCTTTTGAGTTTCAATTTCCATCAAGTGACAAATAGAAAGAGTATAATAACAAACGAACACAGAATGGACTTACTGCAAAGAGTAGAAGACAGCAAATGCAGAGAGGACCACCATAGGCAGGAGGCAGTAGCCCAGGACACTGGCCACACAGCCATAAGACACTGCCACAGAGCTCATCAGACTCAGCAGAATGTACATCCCAATACAGGCTGTAGCACTGATCCCATACACATAACCAAAGTGGGCTTTACCTGCCTGAATATATGGGGGTAAAGAAGCAGACAGGAATTGGTTATGTCTTACAACTGTACGTGACATACAGCAGTGAATGCCAAATAGGGTTCCTAGTAATGGTCACATATTTGGTTGAAACAGACAGTAGCAGTAGCTCACCATCATTAAAGTGATGCCCAGTGCAATGCAGAAGAGGATAGGACCTGTTAGATCAGTCTCGTTCATAATGCTGCCATCTGCAGGCTTCAAAGGGTTCAGCACCGTCAGGGTCTTCTGCCAGATGTGATCAAAATTGATGCCGAGTTCtagacaataaacaaaaaggaGGTAACTCTAAAGGACTGTTAGTATGAAGTGCCAAGTGGCTTTTATTTGGAGTTTGAATACAGGGTTGTTGCTCAGTGATGAGTTCCTCAGCTGTTTTCTTGACTCAACAACACAGCTAACGTCTATATGAATGGGCCATTGCTAGCTAGAGTTCACCTAATACAACATGGATAGTTTTAATGAcccaaagaaaaacattttgtgcaaaTGCAGATTCTTTTTACCCTCAAGAAGGCTTGGTTCCTCTTCAAGAGAATCTGTTCCTGTGCTTCCCACAGGTTGGTAGAACTGTTCAGTGTACTGCTGCTCCATGGAAGGATCCAGAGCACCCGGCACAAAACCCTGTGCTCCACTGAAAACAACAGTTGCAAGAAAAGGTGTTTAAACTCTCACAGAAAGCGTAATCAGTAATGTTATATTAGGATTTGTTTGGTGTAAAAAGTTGAGTATTTGGAGATCATGCTTTTACAAAACCTGCCACGCCAGAATGTACAGAATCTGTCCAGCAACATCCAAGATGTCCTCAATGGGTTAAAAGTAACAGTCgtaaatttaatttgatttttaaaaagaaaggagATCTGTCATTTCAAGCTACCTTCTTTGTATAAATTAGGAAACAACTGCAAAAACTGcagaatgaatattttttcATCCAGATGGTGAGAAAAGTCCCCTGCACCTTCAGAGCAACAACGAGCAACCCTGTGACCTGAGGCATTATGTTTACAGGTTgtccatctgttcatccatcagtcattcttgtgaacatgatatctcagaaacgccttgagggaatttcttcaaatttgacacaaatgtcttgGATTCAAAAATAAACTCATTAGATTTTGGCGGAAAAAGGTCAATGTTACTGTGATCTCACATTCTTCCCATTTTTGTGACTGCTATATCTCAGAAATGTCTgaggggaatttcttcaaatttggcaccaacatccacttagattaaaaaataaactgattagactttggtggtcaaaaatCAAAGATCAAGTTCAGTGTGACCCTACCTCTGTCGCATTCTCGTGACCACAATATCTCAGGAATGCctagagggaatttcttcaaatttggcaccaacatccacttagattaaaaaataaactgattagactttggtggtcgaaggtcaataTTACTGTGACCTCATTTCCCTCCCATTCTCTTGAATGCAGTATCTCTGGAATGcctggagggaatttcttcaaatatggcacaaaaaTCCGCTTGGACTCAGagattaattgattaaaattttggtggtcctCGCAAACAcctttttggccataactcaagaattcatatgttaattaatgacaaaattgaccacaaatgtttaataggataaaatgataaatttgtgacattttctatttaaaaggtcaaaggtcagcctcactgtgacatcataatgttctgcaaaagtACTCTTCCgtccattattcaacatcatatctcaggatcAGGAGGGGAggcatttggtcagatgctgaattggtgacactaatcttgggtgtgcAACTTGAAACTGTAATAAttatatagatcttctgtgctgctgggttgaaattgtgtgtgaagcatctacgTTTTGcccaaaaatacactttatgCCTTAAATTTCTCTTCATTTCCTATGTCAGTctagacagacatggatgtcaACTGCAACTAGACTGGCTGGCGGAGGCGTAAAGCCAtggggcagtaattctagttttaaagGTGCCCTTTTGcatttctgtttacattcagtgtttgtcACAAAACAAATCTTTGAGTTCTACAAACATGTTGGATCTTGCAGTCTTCTTTGTCGACATATAAAGTGTGTTCCTAAATGTGTTACAGCCATCTGTTGAGCAATAGAAAAGTATGAAACCTTTGGCTGCAATGTGTATTGCACcacccacatgcacacatgtgTGCACCTTTACCTTTAGCTTTAAAACACATTATGGGTTCTAGTGATATTGTTTTCCAGATAATGAGATGCTTATCTTGATTTGAAGGAGATGGTGAGGGGCAAATATAAGGATATCCTCAAAAGTCTGAATACTTACGTGTCATAATAAGCAGGGTTTGAGGAATTGTAGGTATCATAGTAGGACACAGTGTTACCCTGGTCATCTATGTAATATCCTGTCTGGTAGAAGTCCTGCTCAAGGTTCTGAAAGTCCCCCATGCTAATCAGAAGAACAAAGTCAGGACACGTTAAAACACAATATGGCTGTTCACAAGCAACAGAACAGAAATAAAGTACCACTCCATTAAGTGTAGAGAGAAGGACAGAGACGCTTCAGTGAATCAGCTCACTGACTCCAGCCACTGAATGTCAAATATCTGAGCTAGTGTTAGGTCTTGTGCCCCCCTTTAAAAATATTACCCCCACACTCAAAGTGCttgcattttacatttatatctaTTAGTGCCATGGAGGGAAACTAGTCAAAGCAGCCAAgttaaatttgattaaaatcaTATTATCAAGAACACAAGCTGCATGCTTCTTTTACAATACAATAGGGAAAATACCCATCAAGTTGTATATTGTTTCCACTGGGCTCACATTCACTGGGTTCAAATGTCCCTCTGGACTGAAAACCATCTCTTTGACAGCCTGTTATCTCAAAAACAAACCATCATTGCTCTGAAGTCCCATGTCTCCAACAATACACACTACCTGCAGGTAGACAACCCAGTGCCAGAATCTTTTTGGCATATTTGTCAACAACACTTTGATGCATgtgtggttagctttaggcacaAAACTGCTTGGTTATCATTcaaaaaagataatgttttggcttaaaacaccaacatttggtGACACAAAAGtcactggaaaagcagggatgggtTGGTGAAAACACCAGGGTCTGCAGGCTCCAACACAGCTTGGAAACACCACCGAGAGACACTGTGAAGGGTCAGTAAAAAACCCAAGGATTGGTGGCTGAAACACAACAGGAAAACCGAACTTAACTGTACATAGTATGTATGTTCAGAAAAAAGggtcttcagagcctttgtgtttttttgggtaatGAAGTGTTTgagaaatgggcttttggtccaatgggacatttttcagactaatGTGGTTTCAGAATTTTGGGCCACTGGAACAATGGTGTGGCACCAAGTGTATGGCCATCCCGATTTTGTAGACTTGcaaattcttgtttttttgttttttttttgtctgttttaattgtgtttttgtgtctctagtTTTGAAATGTATGTATACATCAGACTCTTGGACcatttttacagcagacattctgtcttgtcatagtaggaaaagcacaggtggagctaataataataataataactaataCATTAATAATGGCTCAATCCCAGATATTATACAGTGTAATTCAGCAAGCAGCATGCTATTTGTGATACCTATGATTCAAATGTCAAACACatgtgctgtgaaaaaggtctattcaACTTAAAGGGGCTTTATGGGAAATTCATAGTGTTTGAGTTGTCTTGACATGGTTCTTAACATggacagctagcagctaacagtgctaactccataaactgCGCTAAACAACGGCAACAGGattgacagagctaacagtgttaaccatgGAACCTGAGGGAAGGCGCTACACTACGCActatgcactaacatgcacacatgacTGAACcagcttaccacaacaaaccacagagaaattCTGACTCATGGAAAACTCTAAATGTATTTGAGTGTTCATAAGAGCATACAGACCTACAGACCACACAACAGCCTCTTCTTTTGCCAGTTCTTTTTCTCAGTAAACTCACCTGTTTGCGTCTACAGTACAATCAAACAGTGTAGAAGGCTTCTTCACAGCCACTTCACAGAGGAGTGTGCTGTTGTCAGAGCAGAGAACATGTGAAGGCCAGTCTGGATATTCTATTAATAGTTGGCTATATTTGGATTTGGTCTCAGGGATGTGACATGTGCTCAGCACCTCTTTATTCTGTGTCTACAGACTAAAACTGAAAGGCTGCTGTATATCCttcttgttttattatttacttaAAATGCAAGCACTGTCAAAGTAATGTACAAATATGATGTATACAGTGTATAAATAGCccttatttgcattttttagtGGCATGAATATCTGAACAGATTCAACAATAACTTTCTGATTGGAGTAGGATTCATGGCATTTGAATTCCTTTAAGCAGTCGGCATGAAAGTTTTTCTGATCCTTTTTTttgtagaataaaataaattgacaCATTAGAGTAGCTTTGCTTTGGATCAAATGACTGAATCCATGAAACAGGTTATACTAATATTATGCAGCTATTACCGATATTTTAAGGAATCAAACaggggatatatatatatcataatgTGAAGTCAAATTATCTGTCAGACTGTCAGAAATGTTATTGTTCTCACTGACGCAATTTGGTAAATGCTTCAGCCactaaactgatgttttttcccccaataCCTTCATGCTGACTTTACATTATTAGTCGAAacttatgattaaaaaaaaatacactgaatggATCTCTTGCAACACACTTATTTTCATCAGGTTACTAATGTGTAAGTCATACTATACATGAATAGCCTAGTGGAAAATAATGGCAGTAATAGAAGGCGGTGCAGTGACTCAAATTGAATACCAAAATGTATCAATACACCGCATACACCTTTTAGAAGAATAGAAGAAGCACTAAAATCCCATATGAAGAGATGTGTCCAGTGAAGTGATGTATTTTTGTACTAAATTTGAGACACTGGGACATACTACATGGAAGCTGTTAAAAAAGCtgccattattttctattaaattatctatgtaaaataaatagaCTACACAATagtgagaaaaataatgtgCGATGCACGAGACcaatttagttatttttttaaataggctGATAATTTCCACCAAAATTGGTGAGTCAGCATAGaggtattgaaaaaaaaaacaaaacaaaaaaattggaAAACTGACTAAGAAGAAGACAAATACTTGGGATGGAAAATtagtatcaataaataaataggaataatatataacaataagataaatcaattaatacatgatgaaatatataaataacacaaaataaataaataaaagaatcagtgataaataaatgttagaataaataaatcaataagtaGGAATTAATacagacataaataaataaatacagaaagatATACAAATACTACAAAACAGATAAATGAAAGAATCAGTTATAAATAGACAAAggcataaataaatgcataaaaaataaatacattttgaaaattaaacagGCTATATATGGTAAACATTCTACATATATTTCTACACTTttgtgtaacacacacactatgtatatatacatagtaATGGGGTATTTATAACCaattaatattcctgtttaatgttaaattcatttcagcatttgtttatgttttttttattattcatttatttccgtgtttttcctgtttgttttttttttcttcttttaataaaataaaatgtattagtTGATTTAAGTCATTTGTCGATTTGTCGTCCTTCACAGTTCTTTGGGGTAGATTTCAATACTGCATTTAGAGGTTCCACCTAACAGCTGATGCTGGGGCAGCTTAACATTCACCGTGTGTCAGCTGAAGGAAACATTCATATTTCCTGGTCGCAGCTGTTGAATCCTGCGGCAGTGTGCAGTGTTTCATCTCACGCGCTGCAGCAGTGTTGCGCAGTACTGACTCTCCTCAACTCTCTCAGagccggaaacaaaacaagtgtgTCATGTGATTCCTGCTTGTACCTCTAGTCAAGTGGGTAGCTGCTCAATGTAAACTCAATTAAAAAGGATTAAAAGAAGGTATGTCAACCCATTTACTGTTGTAATATGTATTCTGGTTTTATCTGTACAAATTAATGTAGCATGCAGAGGTTAACTTAACGTCAAACACTTGGTAGTTTAACGTTATTTGGTAAAGGAAGTAACTTCACGGTTAGCTAACGTTGGATATCGCTAGTTATCTCGCTAATTagctaacatgttagcatgctttaGTCCACTTTAATTGAGCCTCAGTTTTATTAATAGACAGTGTCAGCTACTTGTCATCGCTGTGGACGTTTAACGGAGCCTGTTTTCTCTCACAGCTGCCGAGCGCTCTGGATAACATCGTAAAACATTGGCCGCCATGGCTGATGTGAGTATTGTCTGTCACTCCTCTTCCACTTAGCTCGGTCAAGAGCCCCTGCCTTTAGCACTGAGGAAAAAATCTCATATATTTTGTGATAGCTTTATTTATACCAAAGCAAACCAGTTGCTTATATGTGGTGTGAACAGCAACATCTTTTTTAACCTTAAGTTTGTTCCACACCAGAGAACACTTTGTAGCTTGACAGCTGTAACTGTGACGTACTGAAGATGGTCGCCTGTGTCTCTGTCAGTAAGGTGGTCAGTGACAGTCATGAGGAACCTTGTCTAACTCATCTAACATTTGTCTTCACAGGATCTGAAGAGATACCTCTACAAACAGATGCAAAGGTGTGTATGATGAATGTTACAGCACAGTGTTAAAGCTACGTTTGTGTCACAGCTGACGGTGAAACAGTCTGAATGTATATGTGTTGAGTCATTTGTTAAAAACTACCATCTGTTCTCTCTCAGTGTTGAAGGTCTTCATGCTATTGTAGTGACAGACAGGGATGGTGTCCCAGTGATCAAaggtaagaaaagaaaaaatactctATTTCTTTTATTATGCATTTCCACTACACCCCCAGTTTGTGTTGCAACTTATTTTACCCCTAAGCCCTTAATAGGCATGCTGTCTGCAGCATTGCTGGTTTCATCTGTCTGTTGAAGTGATGGCTTTTTGTCATTCATACATACAGTGTGTCTTTGTTATGTAAATGTTATTGGTTGGCCGTCTCTGACCTTTCATAGGCTCAGTCactggtatttgttcatttataggGATGcaccatattggattttttgccgttATCCATCatgctgatatgtaacaacttatttggctgaTAACCCATAcagatattgatatatccactttttccctaCCCggttttagtgatcatcaagtctcttctgtagtggaattaatatcatattatatatacatacatactctTAACATGATGGCCtagcagcagatggagacatgaaatagaatgcttttcaatgtatgtatattcattcattgtgtaaaataagaaaaagcatgttggccaatgctcatagttcattttaaagccactaTCAGCGGATACCATACCATACTGGGTAAACTTCTCTTGTACCTTTGTACTTTGATTGAACAGAGATCTGACTATAGCTATAGTCTGAGATCTCAAGAGTTAGTTTTATTGTATGTTCCTAGTGCACAGACTGAGCTGGGAAAGAAAGCTGTcatgtgctctgctcctctcacttaGAATAACCTTCAAAAAGACTTTAAACTACGTGAATTGGTCTCTCTTtctgattttaaagctctcataagAACAAGGATGATTGAAGTGGTTGGTTCTCGTGATTGTGCATAGGTGttctaatatttctacatgttactgtGTTTCTTGTTGATCTCAACAGGACTTTTCTGGTTAAAAACGggttaaatgaaataaagtaaaaaatgaaGACTCTCTTATAACATAACAGGACCAGACAGAGATGTAACGCGTGTGATATTTGGCACCAGGTTTCCCTGTATATCCCTTACTATATATTCTCCTCAGTATCATTTTTTTGATAGAAATAATACAATTTTGGTTGTCAGTTTTCTGGCCCTCAATCATAGTCAAAAATGACAAGATGGCAGGGAGagattcatttaatttttatcCACTCACATGCTGCATGTAAAGCATAACATTTATACTGTTAGCAGTTGctataaataaaagttaaatgaaGGTAGACAGATGATGGTCAGATGATTATTTTGGTTTTAAGAGGGTATTTCCTTTTGCCTCACATCATGAGGGCATGTTGTGATTGGAAACACATTTTCACGGACTGATGTGACATGACAAGAATGTCATATAACAAAGTCATGTTATTACAGAGCTCTTAGAAGGCAGCATGCAACATGCATGTGGTCTCTGCCTGTGTGTTTAACCATGTGCTGCTGTAGTCTCTACAGTCACATTCATTGCAGACATGAATCATGTTGGAAGCATCGCAGGAATGGAACATTCAATCTCATCAGATAGCTGTCACATCTTGGAAAGATGAGTAAGGGGCTTGTCCAGACACAAGACTGTCTTGAAAGAGTGCCATAACATCTGCATAATCAAATGCATGTATGAAAGTGGCTCTATATTCCTACTCAGACTAACTGACAGCAGCCTCTTTCTGTCCCAGTCCTCCTTGCTTTGCCCTGCTCTCAGATGGCAGTGTGATTATTCACTAACTGCCTGTTGGCTCTAAAAATAGATTCACTGTAGAATGTTTCAGCTCTTTTTTGTTGTAACAGAGAAGAAACAGCAACAATAAGCGGTTAAGCAGGTTCAAATGACATGAAGTTATACAGTAAAAGTTATGAGAAATCTTAAACCTGCAGCGTATCATTAAGGATCAGTCTCACTGATCTCACTCCTGTCGTATGAAAAAACTGTGGTGTGAGCATAAAGAAGAAAGAGCAGCCATTCATTGTCCACAGAGTTTTTATTGTTAACACTGcctctgtgtttctgcagtTGCCAATGACAACGCCCCAGTCCACGCCCTCAGACCTGGCTTCCTATCCACTTTTGCTCTGGCCACAGATCAGGGCAGCAAGCTGGGCCTCTCCAAGAACAAGAGCATCATCTGCTACTACAACACCTACCAGGTAatatctcatcatcatcaccattgtTACATGTCGTAGAGATGACCACTTaggcaatatcacacgagagggagtgatgtagTACTGTGTATCAGCACTGGCTGTTT
This window encodes:
- the lamtor3 gene encoding ragulator complex protein LAMTOR3, with translation MADDLKRYLYKQMQSVEGLHAIVVTDRDGVPVIKVANDNAPVHALRPGFLSTFALATDQGSKLGLSKNKSIICYYNTYQIVQFNRLPLVISFIASSNANTGLIMSLEKELAPLIEELRQVVEVT
- the zgc:123321 gene encoding protein YIPF5-like, whose translation is MGDFQNLEQDFYQTGYYIDDQGNTVSYYDTYNSSNPAYYDTGAQGFVPGALDPSMEQQYTEQFYQPVGSTGTDSLEEEPSLLEELGINFDHIWQKTLTVLNPLKPADGSIMNETDLTGPILFCIALGITLMMAGKAHFGYVYGISATACIGMYILLSLMSSVAVSYGCVASVLGYCLLPMVVLSAFAVFYSLQGVLGTVLALLAVCWCSLSASKIFISTLAMEGQQLLVAYPCALLYGIFALLTVF